Proteins from one Xiphophorus hellerii strain 12219 chromosome 8, Xiphophorus_hellerii-4.1, whole genome shotgun sequence genomic window:
- the rln1 gene encoding prorelaxin H1, with the protein MLWRVTVALAVMCIGGACNSVGADVMSRLIVPRDYGVKLCGREFIRAVIFTCGGSRWKRSTEGEGEPFHWTSLGDVAPEAERRTWQYDTDLRDDNSPLPFAASNSLADLLTLFTVTNERQQSSSGSPGLPRESIALGEQEQNKDAADRLVVTKKKRNFSLGVAGMCCNQGCTKNDIGRLC; encoded by the exons ATGCTGTGGAGGGTGACCGTTGCCTTGGCCGTGATGTGCATCGGAGGCGCATGCAACAGCGTGGGAGCCGATGTGATGAGCAGACTGATCGTGCCCAGGGACTATGGGGTGAAACTGTGCGGGAGAGAGTTTATCAGAGCTGTCATTTTCACCTGCGGGGGCTCTCGGTGGAAACGGTCCACAGAGGGGGAAGGCG agcCGTTCCACTGGACTTCCCTCGGTGATGTTGCACCCGAAGCCGAGCGGAGGACCTGGCAGTATGACACAGATCTCAGAGACGATAACTCTCCTCTCCCCTTTGCTGCCTCCAACTCGCTAGCTGACCTCTTGACCCTCTTCACAGTCACAAACGAGAGACAACAATCGTCTTCAGGCTCCCCAGGCCTGCCGAGGGAGTCCATAGCTTTAGGTGAGCAGGAGCAGAATAAAGACGCAGCCGACCGGCTTGTAGTGACCAAGAAGAAGAGAAACTTTTCTCTGGGCGTGGCGGGGATGTGCTGTAACCAAGGCTGCACCAAGAACGATATCGGACGGTTGTGCTGA